GAAGTCCAAATACTTGTAAACCTGAAGTAAATTAGATTACTTCCAGGGACTTAAGGTCACATGATGCATCATATATAAGACTAAGTTATGGCATAAAGTgtccaaaaaaggaaaattcaagacaaatgaaaaagaaacGTGTACACAAAAGAAGAGAAGTGAAGACAAGATAAAAGTAGGCAtacttgtccatattgattTCCACGAAGAAGATAgaggaaaaagaaggaaaaccaGAACATCACCAACATCCCcattttcatccatggaatgTTGCTAACTATTCCTCCCTTTCCTTCCTTCTTCTCCAACAAAGCCTCATCATCTTCATCACAACTTTCATTTTTCAGCAACCCATTTTCCAATTCTTGTTTTCCATTTTCCAATTCTGATTCCAATTTCCAATAAAAGAAGCCTGATTTACATGTCTTGAAAGTGCAAAAACCAAGAAACAGAGCAAACAGTATAGTGATAAGCCATTCTGGGAGTACCCTATTGCATATAACTCCAATACTGACACCCAACAACATGCATGGCTCCGACAGCAATGCTAtatcaaaatcaatcaaaacCTTGCCTCCATATTTGGTACTTTTAACAAACATGTTAGTTACAACATTAGCAATAGAGCCACCTGTGACCATAAATGCAGAAAAACTTGAAGCTGTTTTGAGGTCTACACCAGCAATTATAGTAAGAATTGGTACATACAAACCTCCACCTCCAATCCCACCAGCACTTGATATAGAAGCTGCTAAAAAACAGAGCACTCCTGCTACTGCAGTTGAAACTCCAAATTTTAAACCCACATCTTCTTGTTTCTGCTTCTGATTAGCCCTCCATTCATAAATTGCATTCAAGAATTGATCCAATTTAGGGATATCTGAGGTGGGGTTTGTCTGTTTTGCTATAGAAAATCTACAAgatgccaaaaaaaaaagaaaaaatataaactttaagTAGTTGTTGTGACAattcattttcttgaattttttttgtcacaaTGAGAGAGTGCTTTGGAGTAGGAGGGGTTTCTATGATAGTGTTGTGGCTTAAAAGAATGATGATTTAAAATAGGcctaatacataaatatatcttTAACTTGCTTCATCTAGTATCTATATTCTCTAATTTTGGGTctacacaagtagacacttaaatttgtacaAAATTGAACTGTAGACACATGCTTCATATATGACACTTTATGTAGCAATTCACATCCTAAATGACGTCCTATGTATAATATGCCACGTAGGATGcatgtgtatatttatttaattttatacatgtttGAGTGTCTATTTGTACACACGAAGTATGTATGGTGCATTTATGAGACTTAGTGAAGTAGTACAAAATGCATGGGGGTAACTAGAATTGTTTTGCCACTTGTCAACCAATTGTCTACATCATCAACATCCAAGCATATATATTTGGCTTGTTAACAGTGGAGTTGCTTCTTAGGATGgtataatatatagtatataatGGCGACTGATCAAATTGCTACTCTTTTAAGTGAAGAAATTGAAGGGATTGAGGAATAAGTTGAAATAGAGACAGATGAATGCTTAAAGGCTCAAGCTCTACATAACATTAATTGTCTTTATGGCAATAGCACGTATTTGAGAACAATAAATAAGCAGAATCTGAAAATGACTTGTTGAGAAAATTTAAGGCTCGAATTACCAAAGGAACAAAAAGATGGACGCTCctaaggtaatttttttttttagaaaacagAAGTAGGAGCATATATGCATGTACCCTAAGAAGTTGAAAACCTTAGACCCTATAATGGGATGGGggcattaattaaaaaaaatagttacaaTCTGTTGTTAATCTGTTGCGATATAATATGTAgctaacataattttataataattcgTCACTAATCTATCGGTAACTTATTAAAATTACGATTTTCTATTGTTTATATAACGTTGTCTATATGCCGCGAAAGTGCTAGTTTTTTAAAAGATAGGAGCAATAAAAAGTATTTGCAAGTATTGATTGAAAATGTCTCGTATATGAAGactttaaataactaatttaaaaccaaaaaatctatataattttttttttttttgttaaaaactaaaatatccaacaaactaaacaaaatctaataagaatttaaaatttaaataaacaaaCTAATAAGTATGGTATATTACAACAAACTAAACAAAATCTGatagtaatttaatatttaaactCATTCTAAAACTAGCAACTTAATCATaatgctaattttttttagtgcAGTTACTAGTAACTGAAGCCAAATTCAACACCCCTTCTCTTCTGAAATATGAAAAactcctccttcttcttttactattttctcATTAGTTCAACCTAAAAATTTTCGTATACAAAATGTTGAGTCCCACATCAAGCTGATTCTAATTCTATGACTTGCAAATGTCATGATGATTAGCCTGGTACAGTGGTACTCCCAAGCACTGGCGGAGCCAGGAATTTAGCCAAGGtgtgcaattttattttttatttatgttaagattgtacaaaattaaatatacattcATAATAGTTAATATTTAACCTGTATACATCATATAATCTTCCATCAAATAGTGTATATCAGATCATCTTTTGCCTTAGATAGCTCCGCCCATACTCTCACCTAGGTAGAATATAATAGACGAAAATGACGTGTGTAACTTGCTTTTAAATCAATTGATACATCACGCGAATAAACTTATTTTTGGAGTGCTTGTGTCACAAAAACGGATGAAATGAAGCATCATCGAAGCTTCTTGGATTTGATAAGTTGGATGATTAATTTTTGGCTTCCTTGCTGGGGTAAACTTGGAAAAATATGAATGCATGTGCTCACTATTTACAAAtcgaataataaatatatattattcttatatAAACGGTTGTCAATTAAATATAGTTCATTAATATACATTTTCAGGGTGTAagtaatattgtattttatttttggaaaattttttTCATTCGAAAAATCACTAAGGCAGTTTCTTAAATACCTTATTTCCTAATAGCTACTAATTATGAGAATAGTACTAGTATATGTAGTTCTCTCTaactcttattttcttcatgcttgttaattaGTAGAGGTTCGTTATTTCATTAGGATTGAGAGGGTAACACCTAGCccccttgcttgtacttatttctattgaggatttttattttaatagctAATTCAGAATCCATATGTTTCAGATTCTAACTCTATAATTCTTTCAAATAGTTTTGTcgcattattttttttctctttttatgtaTGTACCTATTTTCCGAACTCAactcttttccttttagttagCATAAGTTTTTGTCCTAATTTGAAAACGTCTTATGGACCTGCAAAGATAATGGAGGAACAACACTTactaattttccaaaaaaagaaaaccatTGACAATTGAATTACTAGTAATTAAGATATGTATTTGAACacaaaaacaaataacaaaacATTTTATCTTGAGATTATAAGGTTaacaatatgatttttttttttaaaaaaaacaatagtgCCTATTAACACAATCAAGaccaaaatatttctttctttttcagcTATTAAGACAAGGTTGGTTTCAGCGGCAATTGCACCTGTAACCAGGGAAATGGTAAAAACGTAACGTGTTTATACCAActtttgttagtttaaatgaaagacaaaaaaatcaaatcactTGTTATCTCTTATTAAGTGATAAATGTGtatttataagacacatatcTTGCATTTGTTGATTTGATGTTAACACTTATGCTGATATTTACCTAAAAAAAGTGAGTGCACATATTATTCGactcaaattatatatatacataccaATAAAGTTTTCAAGAACATCTATCTAGCTGGATGATTGAGCCTATAGAATCCATCTTTTTGATGTTCTTATCCACAGTGAATCAAATATTGCCATCTTTTTTGCCACTACACGCTTTCAAAGAATTTTGAGCATTTTTTGCTTAATAGGCAGCAATTTTCCTAGTTATTttttgggataagggtctgaaaaatatctcaactttggtcggatttgctgttgcgatactaaactttcataaggacctattaccaccctagactatttaataccatattttttatcccctgaactatttaatagtgtattttaaaggtatatatgtaccCACGTGgctacattactatttataattttgcattattttttatgttcacgtggacaaatatatatgtttaaaatacggtattaaatagtctagggaggtaataggtcttcatgaaagtttagtatcgcaacagcaaatccgatcAAAATTAGGATATTTTTAAGACCCTTAttcctattttttaaaaaaagtaaaaaatttccATGAAGATAATATCTTACAGTACATTATCAGATGCTACATGAAAGTGGAAAAGAGTGAAAGAAAAATGGCAGGGATACTAAAATGACTCAAAACTTTGGTTATATAGCTTTAATTTGTATAGTATAACTTTATAGTATTGGTTGTGGTACCAATTTATATTCATGCTACTCTTCAATATTTCAAGAGTGATTTCTTCTCGAATCTTATCGTCTTTAAAATCTGGCCGTAGTGATGAAAGATAAGATGGTACCACCATTCATCCCATACTCCGTCGTGGCACTTTtcaaatttcgagattcaaacaaatctatttttgatcgtgaattttttatatatcttttaaatattttgaattgccaattattttgactttttatagtactttttacgtagtttgtaaatatataaatttcatttcaaaaaatttgaagattccatgcgcaaattttcaatcaaacttaaattgttttgactcttgaaaaatgaaaagtgccacataaattgggacaattAGTAAAGACCTTTGCTGGTGGTAACAGATAGTAATGTCCAAACTAATTAGATTCAAGCTAGTTAAACAAAGTTGgcctcatttcacatttataccctccaactttgggtgtcaataaatagacacttaaacttgaaTAAAGTTGAGCAAGTAGACATATGAGTCCTCTGtggcataatacacataggacaccacgtaggacgcaaattgccatgtaggatgccacataggacgtgtgtgtctatttgttcaattttatacaagtttaagtgtctacttgtgcacacttaaagttggaggacataaatataaaatgaggcaaagttaaagggcatatttatgtattatgccttctttctttttatcaatATTCTCTTGTAATTTTAAGCAATATACGTATCCTGATAAACTAAATGGTTTTCTGAGACTATAATACTGTCTATCCTTATAACCAAATGCATGTTGCTGTGCACATTTAAGCATCATAATTTAAATGCATGTTTTTGTGCAAATTTAACCCTTAGTTAtctctatttttcattttgcgctatgttttttttctttaactgTTTCGACATTTTATTGAAACAATCAGAATTGACATATCAATAAGAGCTGTAGTtgaataaaatatgatttatatcaaattttatatcGTAATAGTACATGATAAGTGCAATAAAAAGATAGTCTTTGCAAGCAATGGAATTCCATGTTTTTGAAAGAGTAATTAGAGATGGAGAAAAAGTATTGAAAGGTGTAGTTGACTGGACTATATTTGCATGAGCAGAAAAAACGTTTACAATTTCTGAGAAACACACGTTAATCAATGAATAAACATGATGACCATATTCATGAATGATCACCTAACGTTTCACACCAGTTTTCATTTTGATGCTTCAACTAAGACTTGTACCAATTGTATTCACATGCAAAATGCGTCTATTGATATTTTCAAGTGCTACTTGTGGAGAAGTTTTATTTTGAGTGAGACAGGTACACCATAATTGTCTGCTTCTTCCTCATTTCGTATAACTCTTCTTCTCGATTCCTTTTTAATATGATTGTAGTCAGGGGCGAATCTAGGTTGTCAAGTAAGGGTTCCCAGGAACAAGTAGCTTTTGCTCAAATTCTATAAATGTATTCACTAAATATTTGACTATGAAcctatttattattgtttattaaCTTGAAATCGTTGTACGGAcccataaactttaaatttatatcCTCTCTGATTTTTTGTTGAAGCTGATTGATCTGGATACCCTACTGTGCATTGATACAAAATTCATCAGCTTCATCTTTACAGCCTTATTGATGCTTTGAGTTTCTCCCTTGGTGactcaaattcaaaatcttagGGTTAGAGGTGAGGAGTgattaccatccgagcaactctcTATTGTCGAAATGGTGGCAGATCAATATCagttttttctttggaattgACAAAGTGACTTAGAATTTATTGAATTCTAACAACTCTTATGTATGTATACAGGACTCAGGAGTGGATGAGAACAAGCCAACAAGGTTGGAAATTTTGGGCCTACTTGttcttctttaatttgaatatgATTTCAGAAATGAAATTCAACTGATATTTACTTATATCTTCTTTTTCCCCTCTATGTTTTTGTAGAAAATAGTGTAATCGGCCGGGACCCTGTAATTAATCATGTTTAAGTGTAATTAGTAAGTCACATAACTGCAATTAGTTAGAAGTCAGTCTATAAATATATAGCAGTTTCATTAGTGTAATAGCTAATACATATGAAACAAGTTGGAATTTCGTATGAAGGGTATTATGTCTTAAGGATGTTAACGAGGGGATAACTCAGTTATCGATGCCTCATTATGTGATGAACTAATAGATTTACTTTTGGCTAATTCTCTAGGTCCtgatgatcttgaattgtaTTCTTGAGTAAGTGAAAACTCTGAAGTAATATCGTCGTGTGTATAGTATGCAGGCCCTGAAGGCAGGGGAAGATTCAGAGATAGGCTACTGAGCATGAGAACTACTGCAGCCATGGTTGGTCTATcagaaatattttcttgaacGCACAGTAACGCTATATGAACGCATCTCATTATGTCCCGAACCACCAGTCCTGAGCTTCCCCTCAACATGGGGTCTATCAAATTTGTAGTTGTTTCTTCGCACCAGTTCATCCAAGCCTGTCACATTTTAATACAGAGTTTGAACTCTTACATCGACAATGTAAAGAATTTGATGCATAAGGATGGTCTCCCAACTAGTTCGGCATTCAGGGGTAGTTGATTAATTAACTTGGTTACTTACATAGCTTAGAAGGTCTTCCAGCGATTCTCCATTTCTGAAACAAGTGTTTTTTTGGCCACTTACAATTTCAAGGACTAGTACTCCAAAGCTAAAAACATCTGATTTCACTGAGAATTGCCCGTGCATTGCATACTCCGGTGCCATATGTTGANtttatacttagaacatttcaaaaggtGATTTTTCTAAAAGTTAGGAAAATTACGACACGACACCATATATCCACTgcaaagaaaaaacataaaattacaAGACTTTTCTAGTAATCGGTACCTTAATTGTAGGGACGACTAAATTTCTAGTCAAAATTAAGGtgcaaaaacaaaaatgagATAACGTTCCTGAAGCAACtacataacaaattaaaattcatcTTACACATTCTAGTAATTTCAAGGAATCATTCGTTTTACGAGTAGTAGTAAGATTTTTGTTCTTGCTTGCTAAATGGTTAAAGAATCCTTAATTCCGAGAGATATGAAATTAAACAGTCTTATCTAATGAGAGTTGTACAACTTACTAGGTCCCAACAATTCTGGTTGTGCTGCCTTGAGTTTCATCCAGGGCAAATAACCTTGCCATGCCAAAGTCTGAGATTTTAGGATTCATTTCTGCATCAAGTAGAACATTACTAGCTTTGAGATCACGATGAATGATCCGAAGCCTAGAATCCTCATGAAGATAAAGGATCCCCTTAGCAACGCCTCCTATGATTTTGGATCTCCTTTCCCAATCCAATTGCCTACGTTTAACTGGATCTGTGCTCCCATTGGACAAATGTTAAACGAAGAGCATAAATTATTAATGCTCAAGCTCCATATCTTATAAAAGATTTAGCTTATTTATATGAAAAGTGTAGAAGAATTACACTATCAAGTTAACTAAATGTTAAACAATACATACCAAATAGAAATTTGTCAAGGCTTGCATTGGGAACAAATTCATAGACAAGAAGTCTCTCTGTTCCATCGAAACAAAATCCTTGCAATCTAATCAAATTCCTATGTTGAAGCCTTGCAACCAACAAGACCTCGTTTTTGAATTCTAGATCTCCTTGGCCTGAATCTATTGACAATCTTTTCACTGCTACTTCTTGTCCATTTGAAAGCACACCCTGAAGCATATCATAACAAGTGGAAATTATGAATTTGAAGTGAAACTAACTCttgtacatttttatttattttgggatACTATCGCAGTAATTATTATGCAACAATTAGGACTAATCACCTTGTACACAGGACCAAATCCACCTTCTCCCAACTTATTAGCACTTGAGAAGTTATCTGTTGCTGCTCTAATTGTAGAGAGATCATACTGCAAGGATTCTGCAGTATCAATATCGTCCACATGTGTACCTTTATTAACatagcaatttaaaacaaatcaGCAAAGCATAGATTTAGAAATCAACTTTCCTTAATCATTGTCTACTAACAAGTCACTCTTACTCTGAATTTTGTCCATAAGCTTCCTCTTTCTCATCTTCATCAAGATGACAAAAGTACAAAGCATAAGAATTATCGTTGCAACAGTTGACACAACAATGATAATAACTATTCTAGCATATTTATCATCCTTTCCTGCAAAGTCGCTCCGACCTAGCATCAATCTAATTAGTGAGTAATAAATTCTAGTATTAAATATCAGCTAAAGTTGTATAAGGCCAATTAATCCTCTTCTTTACAGAAAAGTCAATATATAGAATTCACCTGGTGGTGGAGAATGAGATTCGACCGCCACCTGTTTGAAGAAGCGATAACTCTGATAACGGAAGTTGCACCTAGGCCCTATTTGTCTACTGCCTCTATTGCCATTACAGGGACAAGTAGCCATAGCTCCATAAGCATTCGTTAAGCAATCAGAGCAATCCTGAGGAGACAAATCAGgagtacattgcacaagtgcaTATATAGTCTGATCATTTGGAACCGTGGCACTACCAGTGGCATATTTACGAAGGGGATCGCCATTTGCAGCTTCGCCTCGTAAACTATCCACTAATTTCTTGAGCTCCCTGTTAAACTCTTCGGGTATTGAGGCATTTCCAGAATCCCACATGTAGAGCAGAGGATCATTCGACGAGGTGCCAATGATTGATCGAGAAGTGTACTGTAACATACAGTCATCATAGCCACCAAAAGCTTCTTTCTGTTCTGGACATGACCGTACAAGCTTTTGAGCAGTGTTATTGACACAATTGCGACATTCTTGTAGCTCCACATCTCCTCTACAGAGCACAATAGCACTGACTATGTCGGTGTTTCGGCCAACGGAAGCGTTGTAGAAACCATATTCATCGATATTTGAAGAAAGGGATGAAAGGAGTGTGTTAAGATTGCTCTGCTATACACTATTTTGAGTGTAGTTACCATTGAGACCACAATCGGAGAATAGTAAATCAGGCTGAGCTATGATGAGATagtgaaaataaatatgaaaaacaaGAAAGACTTGCAATTTCTGATGAATAGCCATGGAGGGTAAGCTTCATTAGTAGAActaagatattttaaataaggTTAGATATGTAATTGATCTGTGCTTATACGagagtaaatattttaaaagatcactcaactttgagaatttatctagcaaagtcattaaactttgttttatgtcaataaaatcactcaacttaagtttttgtatcaaaaaaatcatttaactatatttatcattaaaaagcGAAGCTTTTAAAAATTTTGGTCCATATTTCCTACTGTCACCTGACAACAATTGAATTCCATTCACCGTTTAATACTGttatgtttatcacttccctaATTGAATTTCAGTTAACTAAGTAGtggaaaaaatatatgtatgtacaATATAATTTACTTGAATAACAAATGATATTAGAGGAATCAATAGGATTCGATCTTAAAGATTATGAACACAGATAAATTATGTACTTAGAGATTTGACGAAACAACCCAGTAGTCATTTCATGAAATATTGTTGAACTAATTCATGGACCAGATCCAACTACTacttgtatttatatatttgtttttgtacattttttttttttgtcaaaacgACATCCAACAGATCCAATTCCATagccattttatttttcattttccttatAAACTTCTCCATAGTTGATTCATGGAATAAAAATCGTTCACGTCGCCCTATAAAACATTAATTTCTTACTTCCATGACATAATTTATAATGGTGAATGTCAAAAAGGCAACATCAGCTGTAGTGGGAGCTCCAGTTAGCAGGGAAATTTTTTGCAACATTGActggtcaaaattattttggagATTTAGTTATAT
The Solanum stenotomum isolate F172 chromosome 12, ASM1918654v1, whole genome shotgun sequence DNA segment above includes these coding regions:
- the LOC125848667 gene encoding sulfite exporter TauE/SafE family protein 5-like; translated protein: MNCHNNYLKFIFFLFFLASCRFSIAKQTNPTSDIPKLDQFLNAIYEWRANQKQKQEDVGLKFGVSTAVAGVLCFLAASISSAGGIGGGGLYVPILTIIAGVDLKTASSFSAFMVTGGSIANVVTNMFVKSTKYGGKVLIDFDIALLSEPCMLLGVSIGVICNRVLPEWLITILFALFLGFCTFKTCKSGFFYWKLESELENGKQELENGLLKNESCDEDDEALLEKKEGKGGIVSNIPWMKMGMLVMFWFSFFFLYLLRGNQYGQGIIPMEACGVGYWIISSVQFPMAVIFTSWILYNRESQQNMPSKKPEGTSETKHGPSGKLFFPIMALLAGVLGGVFGIGGGMLISPLLIQVGITPEVTAATCSFMVFFSSTMSAVQYLFLGMEHVDDALIFAVVCCIASIIGLVVVQRAIEHHGRASLIVFSVGIVMALSTVLMTSFGAVDIWRDYTSGNYMGFKQPC